A stretch of the Poseidonibacter parvus genome encodes the following:
- a CDS encoding peptidase U32 family protein: MNNNKVELLSPAGNLEKLKIAINYGADAVYAGVSHFSLRIRAGKEFTFETFKEGIDYAHARGKKVYATINGFPFNSQIDLLKKHIEKMAEVKPDGFIVAAPGVVKLCREIAPDIDVHLSTQANVLNYLDAQVFWDLGVKRIVVAREISLKDVQQIKKHLPDMEIEIFVHGSMCFAYSGRCLISAVQSGRVPNRGSCANDCRFDYTLYAESENQNTLFRLEEDPGVGTYIFNSKDMNLASHIKEIMDSGAVDSLKIEGRTKSPYYAAVTANAYREAIDDYYADTFDADKYQRELHTTKNRGFTDAYLVHRPFEKTDSQNHEYAISKGSYEVTGLITEDEKHFMCKYKVYPNQDIEIFPPRNSNIVECDNEIGKIFKNEDGVYYINFKKILTETNKEMESVHSGNTNKIQLPGTLPYLTMLRTENTEI, encoded by the coding sequence ATGAATAATAACAAAGTAGAATTATTATCACCAGCAGGAAACTTAGAGAAGCTAAAAATCGCTATAAACTATGGTGCAGACGCAGTTTATGCAGGAGTTAGCCACTTCTCTTTAAGAATTAGAGCAGGAAAAGAATTTACTTTTGAGACTTTTAAAGAAGGAATTGATTACGCACATGCACGTGGTAAAAAAGTATATGCAACAATTAATGGTTTTCCTTTTAACTCACAGATTGATTTACTAAAAAAACACATTGAAAAAATGGCTGAGGTAAAACCTGATGGCTTTATTGTAGCAGCCCCTGGTGTTGTTAAATTATGTAGAGAAATCGCACCTGATATTGATGTACATTTATCAACACAAGCAAATGTACTTAACTATTTAGATGCACAAGTATTTTGGGATTTAGGTGTAAAAAGAATTGTTGTTGCACGTGAAATTTCATTAAAAGATGTACAGCAAATTAAAAAGCATTTACCTGATATGGAAATTGAAATTTTTGTACATGGTTCTATGTGTTTTGCATATTCTGGAAGATGTTTGATTTCAGCAGTACAAAGTGGGCGTGTTCCAAATAGAGGTTCATGTGCAAATGATTGTAGATTTGATTATACACTTTATGCTGAAAGTGAAAATCAAAATACACTATTTAGACTTGAAGAAGATCCAGGTGTCGGAACTTATATTTTTAATTCAAAAGATATGAATTTAGCTTCACATATTAAAGAAATTATGGATTCTGGTGCAGTTGATTCATTAAAAATTGAAGGAAGAACAAAATCTCCATATTACGCTGCTGTAACTGCAAATGCATATAGAGAAGCTATTGATGATTATTATGCAGATACATTTGATGCTGATAAATATCAAAGAGAACTTCATACAACAAAAAATAGAGGTTTTACTGATGCTTATTTAGTGCATAGACCATTTGAAAAAACTGATTCACAAAATCATGAATATGCAATTTCAAAAGGCTCTTATGAAGTAACAGGGCTTATAACTGAAGATGAAAAGCATTTTATGTGTAAGTACAAAGTTTACCCAAATCAAGATATTGAAATCTTCCCTCCAAGAAATAGCAATATTGTTGAATGTGATAATGAAATAGGTAAAATTTTCAAGAATGAAGATGGTGTTTATTATATTAATTTCAAAAAAATCTTAACAGAAACAAATAAGGAAATGGAATCAGTTCATAGTGGAAATACAAATAAAATCCAATTACCAGGAACATTACCTTACTTAACAATGTTAAGAACTGAAAACACTGAAATATAA
- a CDS encoding rhodanese-like domain-containing protein, with protein sequence MKKIILSSILTSALLCATDLQSIGVDVSYTDSNDEDKNITIIRKTPDNCKTVKFDPKTILGGNLVDASVPAECKKTFITYLGKVSPIKYSDKVETYGEVEVLEFIDKAKDDENMLLVDSRTTDWYLNQTIPSAINVPFIYLNKGQYPDDFLDAIDTLGVEVTKDGYDFTNAKELLLFCNGVWCGQSPLSMKNLISIGYPEEKLKWYRGGIQSWLSLGFPTIKPN encoded by the coding sequence ATGAAAAAGATTATATTATCAAGCATACTAACAAGCGCACTATTATGTGCTACTGATTTACAGTCAATTGGTGTTGATGTATCTTATACAGATTCAAATGATGAAGATAAAAACATTACAATAATCAGAAAAACTCCAGATAATTGTAAAACTGTAAAGTTTGACCCAAAAACTATTTTAGGTGGTAATTTAGTTGATGCTTCAGTTCCTGCTGAATGTAAGAAAACATTTATTACATATTTAGGAAAAGTATCTCCAATAAAATACTCAGATAAAGTAGAAACATATGGGGAAGTTGAAGTTCTAGAATTTATTGACAAAGCAAAAGATGATGAGAATATGCTTTTAGTTGATTCAAGAACTACTGATTGGTATTTAAACCAAACAATTCCATCAGCTATAAATGTTCCTTTTATTTATTTAAATAAAGGTCAATACCCTGATGATTTTTTAGATGCAATTGATACTTTAGGTGTGGAAGTTACAAAAGATGGATATGATTTTACAAATGCTAAAGAATTACTGTTATTTTGTAATGGAGTTTGGTGTGGTCAATCACCTCTATCTATGAAAAACTTAATCTCAATTGGTTACCCAGAAGAAAAACTAAAATGGTATAGAGGTGGTATTCAATCGTGGTTAAGTTTAGGATTTCCTACAATCAAACCAAATTAA